From bacterium:
AGTTGTCATCGCAATAAAGTACCAGACGAGAATTGCCGCAATCGGTAATCCACCCGTTGGAGTAAAGTTCGCTGGTGGCACATTCGCAGTGAGATAATCCATCCCGCCGAGAGTGAAGAATGCAGTTACGACCAATACGATGAATCAGATAAAAATGAGACGGAATTGTACGATATCGGCATAGACGACCGAGCGTAACCCTCCGGTAACGATGTACATTGACGAAGTAAGAATTCCTATCGCTAATGCCCACGGGAAGGATAGCCCGAACGCCATCTGCAATAAGGTGGTGACCATCAGAATATAGGCGCCGGGAACAGTCGTCAGGAATTGAAATCCGGCACCAAGCAATGCTGCGCGTCGTCCATACGCAATTTCCAATTGATCGGGAATGCTGAGGAGGCGTGAGCCTTGCGATTGCTTTGCCAACTTCAATGCAAAGATTAACGCATAAATGTAATAGGGAACGCCAAAGACAAACCAATTCGATAACCCGTACAAGTATGAGTACTCCCCAACACCAAGGATTCCGCCGTAGAAAGTAGAGACCGTAGTGGCAACAAAGGCGGGCAGCGTCAACCGGCGGCTGGCGACGAAGAAATCTTCGCTACCACTGCGGGAGCTGCGAAGAGCAAAAAAGCCAGCAATCAAGGATGCGAGGAAATAGCCGGCGATTACAGTGTAGTCGCCGCCGTCTAACCCAAAATGTGAAGTCTTCGAGTAATCAGTTGGCATCACGAAAAGATAGCATTACGGCAACGTTTCCCCTAAAACAATCCAGTAAGTCACGAGATTACTTCAGAAAACGAAGGGGTTGAACAAGCTGTCCGTTGGAGGTCGTTGAGCCCTTAGTGGTTTACTAATCATGTCGCTGTAATCTTTCCATTTCTTTCGGCAGTAATTCCACACGCCACAGCCCTTCGGTACAGTTTTCGCACATTGGCAATGGCGGCGCTTTGCTGTCGATAAACTGTCGCCGGAATTTTCGCGCCTTTTCCCCATTCCACACTGTTGCGAAACCATCCTGAAAGACATTGCCATAAGAATGTTCGGAATTTTTATCGAAGCAGCACGGCACCAATTCCCCATCGGCATGGACGACCGGATGCCACCACAACCGCCCGCAGCCAATCCACTTCCGCCGCAATATCAGTTTTCCCGACTCATCCTCGGTGTATCGCCAGAATTTTTTTTTCGTCGGGAGAAAATGCTTCGCGACTGGATCGTGCAGTCGTTCGATCTGCATCGTTTTGAATACTAATCCGTCACATCCGATTTTCTTCGCAAAAGCAGGCGCATCCTGCCATTGATGCTCATTCGTTTTCGCCAGCAACATCTGCATCGTGAGAATGGGGCCGCGTCCGCCATTGGCATCACGCGCCTTCCGCAACGCTTGGACTCCTTCGATGACTTTATCGAGTCGGCCGCCGACCCGGTACAACTCAAAGGTATCCTGGGTCGTACCATCGATCGAGAGAATTAACTCGGTGAGACCGCTTGCGACCAAGCGTTCCGGCCAATCGTTTTTTGCGAGCAGGGTCGCATTGGTCGAAGTAAGGGAGTAGGTTTTCGTGGCGGAGCATATTTGAGCAATTTTGTCGAAATGGCGCACCATCAAGGGTTCGCCTTGATTGAATAGCAGGACGTGCGCGATTTTCCCGCGAAACATCTTCCACAATTCGGCAAACGCTTCGATCGATACTTCTCCAGTACGCCCCAATTCGCCGCGCCCCACCGGACATTCGGGACATTTCAAATTACAGCGCGCAATTGGCTCGATCATCGCACTCGAAGGAAACGGCGCTGTCTCATCCCGCGGCATAACCAATCGTGTCCACGCCTGAGTCAGCAATGTGCCGTAGCGCGACGGGTTCGCCAGTGTCGTCTGCAACAGTTTCGCTACCTGTTTATTTCCCAATCCTTCGAGCATTTTTTCCTTTCGTCATACTCAATATACGATTGGACGACCTCGGCTTATACAGGTATATTCCCACAAGATGAAGAGTATCGAACTATTTTTACTAATGGCGACGCTATCGATGGCGGGCATGATCCTGTATGACCGGGTAATGCTGCTATTAAAACGTCCGCCCGGACTTCTATTTAATGCCGCATTGGTGGCATTGCTTGTCGGTGCAGTGTTCTCCCATGCCCTCATTTTGCGTGGTGTGGTGTGGTCGCTACTGTTTTTCGCGATAACGACTGTCGTTCCCTACCTCGTCGAAGCTATCGGTGTCCGTACCGGAATTCCGTTCGGGCATTACCGCTATACGAAGCTCATGGAACCGTTTGGCCCATTCGGAGTACCAGTCGCAGTCGCCGGGATTTGGCCGGTTGTGTTATACTTCAGTGTGGTCGATGCCGAAGTACTTTTCACCTATTTCGATTGGACGATGTCGCTATCGCGGTTACTGCCTACTGCCGCTGTAATCGCCATGGCTGCCGATTTCCTCATCGAGCCGACTTTGGTCACGAAAGGGTATTGGATTTGGGATCGTGAGCGAAGCTCCCGTATCCGCTGGCGGACGATTCCTTGGACGAATTTTGTTGGTTGGTTTGGCACGGCATTGTTTACCCTCATTCTCGCCTTTGCCGCCAACGGATTTCTCTTGCCTCACCAACCGAATTTTACCGGTGACTGGTTGTTTCCGGCGCCGCTACTCTGGGCAGGGCTTGGTGTATTGAATCTGGTGTTTGCCGCGCTCCATGACCGGATTCCCGAAGTTGTCATCGGCGGGATTGTTGTCTGTCTCTGTGCCTTCTGGTTGTTCTATCAAATGGCATTTGTATGAGCGACACCCACCACACCCAGCGCATCGAACAATACTACCGCGACATGCGCAGTTTAATCGATATCGTCACGGCACAGAATGGGTACGCGAATCTCGGTTGGCTACCGGAACACTCTTCCGGTGATTATCAGACCGCGCAAAGATTGTTGGTGCGAACTATTGCGGATCAATTACAATTGCGGCCACAGTTTCGCGTATTGGAAATTGGTTGCGGGTTAGGCGGCCCGGCACGACAAATCGCTACTGAGTTCTCATGCGAAGTTTATGGTCTCGAACTTCTCCGCTCGCAAATCGATGCCGGGCAAAAAACACTAACTGCTAAAGACACAATTCACTTAATCCAAGCATCCGCTCAAGCGCTTCCGTTTCCACGAGAGACTTTCGAGGCGGTGTATTCGCTCGAGAGCGCATTCCATTATCCCGATAAGTCGAAATTTGTTTCCGAAGTGGCGGCGGTGTTAAAGCCGGGAGGAAGGTTTGCCATTGCCGATGTGTTATTCACGGGAAACCGGCGGAACGGTTGGCGGGAACGGCAAGTACTGCGGGCGTTAGGCGCACACTCGCTCTATACGGAAGCCAAGTATCGTGAAGCGGCTCAACAGAATGGATTGCGATTCGTCTCCCGGACCGATTTGACTTCTGGCGTTTGTCGTTCGGTACAGAAAATGGCACCGCTCATTTTTCAACATTGGCACACCTTGCGGGATGCTCATTATGCGAATTGGTACCTCCTTGCTATTGCAGCAATCGCAAAGCTTTCTCCGATTACATACCCCATCGTTCCGGTTCGTTACACACTGCTCGGGTTTGAGAAGTCGCTTCGGTAGGATAAACACTTTTGTCTGTCCACTGTTTCGCTGTTGTAGAAGATGTCGAAATGCGCCCATAACTGGTGGCGACGGGCTTCCAAACCCGTTTCTGTTGTTATAATTTTGATGCGTCATTTATCTACGGGCGGGCTTGGGAACCCGACCCTACTACAAAACAAAAGGGGCGTATATCATACGCCCCTAAACCCATCACCTTCTCCGCGACAGGAACCCGTTTCGGCTCACCGTAGGTAATGTCGCTGTCACGAATTCCGAACCCCGAATCCCGAGCCCATGATTACGACACTTTCACTTCCGGGACTTTCTTGTCGGTGGTCCCTTTGATGTAGTGTTGTTGGACGATGGTCGCCAGATTGTAATAGAAGTAATACAATACTAAGCCGCTCGGCAGCGAATTAAAGAATACCGCCATCATTACCGGCATCATGTATAACATAATTTTCTGGTTCGGATCGTTCGACGCGGTCTGCTTTCCCATATAGAATTGGGTGACGCCCATCAGTATCGGCAGCAATGCGACATTGACCCCGTACAAGGGGATGCTGAACGGTAGAATAAACAACGCTTCCGGTTGGGAAAGGTCTTGAATCCATAACATGAACGGCGCACCGCGTAACTCAATCGTCGAGCGGAATACGATAAACAAGGAATACAGCACTGGCATCTGCAATAGCATCGGCAGACACCCGGCGGCGGGATTTACCTTATATTCCGCATAAATCTTGAACATCTCCTCTTGCATTTTCTTCGGATTGTCTTTGTACTTTTCGCGCATCTCCTGCATAATCGGCTGAATGATCTGCATTTCCTTCATACTGCGGAATTGCTTCGCAGTAAGCGGCCAAAGTATCACTTTAATCAGAATTGTGAAGAGAAGAATAACGATACCGTAATTCGGAACGAATTGATACAGGAATGTCAATGTCCACAATACCGCTTTGGAGAAGGGACGAATAATCGCCCAACCCCAATTCATAATCAGGTCAAGCTTTGGCGCAAACGCGCCGACATAGCTGTTCTTGAGCGGTCCCCAATAGACCCGGGTCGAGAACTCCGCCATCGCTGTCGTAGGTACTGTCACCAGAATCCGTTGAGTTTTCCAAGTGGGGTTCAGTCCAATTTCCGACGACATTTCCACCGCAGTACCCGGCTTCTTCGGCGAAACCGCCACGACGAAATATTTACTGCGTTGCGCGACCCATTGCGTCGTGCCCGATGCGTTGAACTTCTCTGGTTTATCCGCCGATGGGGCAAATTCTTCATGGGTACCGTTGGAATACTCACCGAGCCAAACGTGGCTTCCGACGAAATACTCTTCTCCGGTTTGGGTCATACTGCTGATGGCGGTACTATGAACATCCTCAGTCGGCGATAAGCCGGGCGATATCGACCAAACGCCGGACTCGCCGAGGGTAGTCAATTTCTCCGCTTGATAGCGCGCTGTAATCTCAAATTCAAAGGAACCCCCTTTGAAGGTGTACAGCAGTTCGACATTGCCGAACGGCTCCACCGCGCCGTGCAAGGTAACGGTGCGGGTATCGTTCTCGGATAGCTTAATCAACGAATCGGTCGAAGTGAATTGAACGAATTCAACCGTGCGCATGCCACCATCACGGAACTGGAGACCCGGTGCAATCGAGTATCCTTCATCCTTCCGGACAGTTTCGACGGTGTCCTTGATATACTTCCCGTTCGGATGCAGTTTCCAATGGAGGAAGCGTGCGCCGTCCCACCCCAATACAGCGGTGTACAGCGGTGTGACAATTGTCGTTACCCCTTTCGCGGGATCGGCGATCTGCTTGAACCACGGCTTTTCGACGACGGGTGGTACAAGCGGTGTCGTGGTACTCGTTATGGCAGATGTATCGGCTCGTACGCCGGTTTCCGCAGGCGGTTTCGCGGCGGGAATGGTATCGTGCGATTGCGTTACCGGCGGCGGTGGTACGGGAGTTGGCGCCCACAATTTTTCCAGATAGGGCGTTAATATTAGCACCAGGCCGATGAGGAGGATGGCAATCCAAGCGTTTCTATCCATAGTCTCTTTGTGACTGCCGAAACAAAGGCAAGTCGTATCCTTTTCTGATGAATCGACACAAAGTAGTCAAGCCATTCCCTGAGTGCAAAAGTGGCAAAGAACAATAGGAAGGGGGGTAAATCGGCAAATTGTTCGTTAAGAGCAAGACGGAAGTCAATTTTAGCGATTAAACCGAAAAACTTGAAATTTGTCCAAAAAGTGGGAACCAGTGAAAGCATACGGCGTTTAAATATCGTAAGTCAATTTCACACAGGAGTTTGTCGTGTTGATTCTCATTCGAAACTTGCACTTTCGCATCGACCAAACTGTGCGTAAATTTATCGAACAGTCGATTCAACGCAAGTTAGAAAAGTATGGCAATCACATTCGGCGGGTTACGATTCAACTGATTGATTTTAACAGTCGCCATGACGGAAACAATAAGAGCTGTCGGATTGAGGTTCGACTCTCAACCAATGCAATTGTTTTTGTTGAAAAAATCAGCAAAGACTTAATTCATTCCGTGGAGGAAGCGGCAGAGCGGGCATCGGGAGCGGTTTCCCGTTCGGTCGGACGTTCCCGCGCCAAGCGTCGTTCCGTCCAACTTGCCATCGATTAACAACAACCTTATTCCCATGTATTTCCGGTCGTAGTAGAATGCAGCCTTATTACAAAATTGCCACCGCTGCATTCTACTGCGAATGATTATGGATCACCTCTACCATGAAACCACGAACCTTACGCTATACATTCCTTTCAATCCTTCTTGCGATTGTCACCTATACTGCAATCTGGGGAAAACGCTCGTTTGAAGCGTGGTGCCCGTTTGGCGGGATGGAGAGTCTCTGGGGATTGTTTACAGTGGGACAATTCAGTTGCGTGACTGGCCCACTCAATCTCTCGATGTTGGTAGCAATCATCGTATTGGCGATTCTCGCCAAGAAGACATTCTGTAGTTGGGGGTGTCCAATCGGTTTTCTGCAGGAATTGCAAAACAAAGTAACGCGTCGCTTCTTTCCGAATCGCAAGCCATTGAATCCAAAACTGAACTCATGGCTAAAACCGTTGCGGTACATTACACTGGTGGTAGCGCTCTATTTTACCTACCGCACTGGAGAACTAATCCTGCGGGGATATGATCCGTTTTACATCATTTTTTCGGGATTTGGGCATGGTACGTTGGGTTGGGTTAGCGTAACGATATTGGGATTGCTGTTCATCGGTGCGTTCATTATTCCGATGTTTTTCTGCCGTTACTTCTGCCCGTTAGGCGCGACGCTCGATCCATTTAGCCGGATTGGATTGATAAAGATTGTTCGGAATACCGAAACTTGTTTGGAGTGTGGTGATTGTGCCACAGCCTGCCCCCACGACATAAAACCATTTACAGTAACCCGAGTGAATCATCGTGACTGTACGAATTGTCTGGAATGCATCCAAGCCTGCCCCGTTGACGACTGTCTCGTCCTAAAACTTTCTCCCCAGGTGAAATCATGAAAATTTCCAAGTATCTCTTACCAATTCTGACTGTTGTTGCACTGATTGGCGGGTATTGGTTGCGGCTGGCATTCACCCAACCAACCACCTCGGTTGAGTTCGACATGGTGGATGCTGCTACCGTCTCGCAAGTGGTGTGTACGGTGGATGGCGTGAAATGCAAAGGAACTGCGAACTTCTTTACGGGGCTGTTTGATGGGGTGGAAGGTGTGAAGGGAATTGAAACAGTTGCATCGGAGCATCGGGCATCAATAAGTTATGATCCGAAACTCATCACGCCGGCTCGCATCAAGGAAATCATTGAACAGGAAATTCCTCTGCAGGATGGTACGAAACGACAGGTGTTTCGCTGCCTCGATATGAAAAAAATATAATTTGACGAATCGATCGATATTGGTTTCCTACGAAAAAGGGCGGACACGAGGTTCGCCCTTTTGCATGAGTTTGTAATTGAAACTTACTTCAATACTACAAACTTCCGGGATACCGATTGCGAACCGGCGGATAACTTGGCGAAGTAAGCGCCAGATGTGAGTTGCTCGCCCTGCAACTTCACAGAATAGGTTCCTGCCTCCTGCGACCAATCGAACACCGTTCCGACACTCCTCCCGGTAATATCAAACAGCTCAAACTTTACCTTCGCTGTTTTTGGTAACGTGTAGGTAAGTGTCGCACTCGCATTAAAGGGATTGGGATAGAGTTGCTCGATCTGGAAGTCGCCGGGGATTGCCTCACCAATACGATCAACAACACCTAATGTAGAATGTGTGTAAACACCGAACTCAGTAGATGCTGCTACATATACTGATGAGCCAACTGCACAGATGCCGTAAGCAGAAGTAAGTGTTTCGTAATAACCGACTTCATGTGAAAATGTGGGATTGCTGATATTAATCACTCGAATTCCTTGATCCCAATCCGCTACATATGCATATTCTCCAGATATCGCCACTCCATATGCGACGCCTGAAGTGTTGTAGTTGCCAATTTCTTGCGGTGATGTTACATTACTGATATCGATTATCCGTAAACCAAAACCAGCGTCAGCGACAAAAGCAATGCTACCAACAACAGCGACATTGTATGCTACTCCAGGTGTGTTATAGAAGCCAACTTCTTGCGGAGACAAAGGATTACTTACATCAATGATTCGCAACCCATAGTCATAGTCTGCGACAAATGCATAATTACCAATAACTTTTACTTTCATTGCTCTACCAGGGGTATCAAAGAAACCAACTTCAAAAGGGTTGGAAGGATTACTGATATTAATAATCCGTAGTCCTCGATCAGAAGCGGCGACATAGCAGAAATTGCCAACAACAAACACCCCATTCGCGCTTCCTGGAGTAACGAATTGTCCAACTTCTTGTGGATTGGCAACATCACTAATGTTTATGATGCGGATTCCATCGTCTTCACAAGCAATATATGCAAAATTGTTCGATACTGTCGTGCTCCTAGAAAATACAACTGGTAATTTGAGCCGCCCGTCAGTTCGTAAAACCGATGGATTATGGATATCAATAATAAACAAGTCATCATAGACATCTGTAACAAAAGCATGATTACCGTATAGTACAACATCCGTCGCTTGACTTGGTGAATCAATAAATCCAGCCATACAAGGGTTAGAGGGATTACTTATGTTTAAGATATTCAAACCTCGGTCGTGCCTTGCGATAAAAGCATGAGATCCTGTGATCGTAATGTCGTCACCACCACCATTGAATACAAGAACCTCCTGTGGTTGCGAAGGATTGCTAATGTTAATGATATATAAACTGTCGTCTTGCACGGTTACATACGCAAAACTGTTATATATTACAACACTACTTGCAAAACTTCGAGTAACAAAGGATCCTATTTCTCGAGGTTGGGAGGGATTGCTTTTGTCGATAATTCTAAGCCCAGAAAGACCGTCTGCGATGTAAACGAAATTGCCATTAACTGCAATATCTTTTGCATGACCTGGTGAGTCAAAATGTCCAACTTCTTGAGGCATTGCTGGATTAACAATATTTATTATCCTTAATCCGGAATTATCATCAGCTACAAAAACAAAATTACCCTGAACAACAACATTTGTAGCATAATCGGGTGTATTATAAGAACCGATGATTTGTGCGTTACTCGGAGTGCTAACATCAACGATATATAATCCATTGTTTCCATTTGCAATAAATGCATAGCTTCCGAATATCGTTACACCAGAAGCATAACCTGGTGTATCAACAGATCCAACCTCTTGTGGAACTCGTGGATTTGCTATATTTATTATCCGCAATCCTCGGTCGCCATCAGCAACGTAACAGAAATTTCCAGAAACTGCCACCCCACTTGCAGACCCAGGCGTATCATAACGTCCAATGATAAATGGAGAAATTGGATTTTCAAAGTCTACAATCTCTACACCTGAGAGTGAATTAGCGATGTAAACGTAATTGCCTTGTACTGCAACGCTTGTCGCACTTGGTCCTATCAATCGACCTATGCAACGAACATTTGAACTGTCTTGAGCAAGTGCGCAGGTTACAACTGATGTACTTACGAACAGATTGACGCAGATGGCTACTACTATGCGATGAAACATCGGAGACCCTCCGGTTAGTTCGAATTTTTATAGGTTGTTGAGAGTGAATGACAAACAACACAACAGTAACAAAATTAGCAAAGACTTTGAGACAATACAATAAAGATTTCAAATAATATTGTTTTTACATATGTATACTGTTCGTCAACAGAAATGGGCGGACAGTGGCGTCCGCCCCTACTCTACGAAATGATTACTATATCACAAAAGAATTACCGCAGTTTCCAAGCGAAACCGATGTTCACAAAACCGCCCGCCAGTTGGCTGGTGCTGCCATTGTACTCGCTCGCGATTTTACTCGGATTGCTGGCAGTTTGAGACTTGTTCAATGTCGTCTCATAGGCAATGTGCAGTGACATTGCTTGCGTGAAATCGTAGGTACCGCCAAGTGTTATATGGCTCTCAACAATCGCCGGGAAAATGGAGAATACGGTCTCCGATGGAACAGGATTGGAACCAAACGCATAACCAACCCGACCGGTGAATTTATCCGTGCACTTATGTTCGAGTCCGATCCGGAACATAATCGCATCTTTCCATTCCATCGGGAAATCGACATTGAAATCACCATTGATGCCCATCAAACGATTGATGTTCGCATTCTTACCATTCTTCAAGCTGAGCGCCATCTTCTCGTATGCATCCTTCCAATTGATGTACTCAACGTCGCAGGCAACGGTTAATTTCTCAGTGGCTTTGAATCCAACACCAATGCCAATCGATTGGGGATTGATTAACTCCGCTTCGAGATTGTATTCGTCTTCCATGCCTAACGCGGGATTGATGCCCATCGCAGCAAATGATGCTAACACTCTGGCGCGGGCGGTGTCAACTGGCATTCCTGCACCAACATACGCACCGACCATTTTAGCAAAGGCGTCGTTGAATTGGGCGGACATATCCATCGTCGCCTTGCCATTCTTATGGGTCAATGTCACAGGGGAAGAATAATTGAATCCAAGCGACAACTTCTCACATGGCTTATAGGCAAAACCAATTTTGCCGCCGAAACTGATTGCGGTAAGGTCACTCATTTTCGCTGCGGCGGTTAGTTCAGTATAGCTAAGGGGAGGACTGGCAAACATCTGGCCAAACGTGACGCCCGGTTGTGCAATCCCTTGCAGGAATGACGGCGGCATCGAGAACGGCATTTCAAATTCTAATTGGCTATAGAAGAGATGCAACGAGATGCCCGCCGCAAATTTATCGTTGAATTTATAGGCAAAACTTGGTCCAACTTGAATCGTTCCTAACTTGGAGTGGTAGGTCTGCGGGATATAGTTGCCACTGGCATCCTTATAGAGTGCATGATTCAATTTGAAATCAGCGCCCATACCGCCTAATGTGAACAGACCGATGCCCCACGATAGTTTTTTCATCGGGCTGCGGTCGGAAACATAGCCGATACCGCCGGTAGGATAGGTGTTGGCGTCGCCGGTCTTGTCGTTCAGATTATTCTTAAATTTCACGATGGGCATGAGTGCACCGAAATTTACGCCAACGCCCGCGCCTTCCATAAATGCAATGCCAGCCGGATTGGTCATCATGAGCGATGGGCTGTCGAACACACCGATGCCGGTGCCGCCGCGACCATTCATTTTCACGCCGAAACCGATCAAACGGGTTCCGTTGGTAGCGAAGGAGGCAGAGATAAGTGTTAGGACTGCAAGTAAAGTGATGAAGAACTTGGTACGATTCATCGATGGTTCCCCTTGGACATGGCGTCCATAAGTTTGTGATTCGGATTGGTTGATGGCGAAGAGGGTTTGTTGCCATACCGGAGGTCGCTAATTCAGCGCAAGGATCGATAATTCCCCCCACCGGTAGACGTAAAGGTAACAAAATCTACTATATCTTAACAAGTGATTTTTCTAAGTCGACACCTTCTTCATTGGCAATTCCACATGTTTCCTTTTACTCATTAGCCTTTCTGCTTGTTTATCACTAAAGTATTTTTCAAAGCGATCACCAAATTCAATCCTCATCACATCTCTCACTAACCCAACGTAGTTATAGAAGACTCCTCTATTAGCGCGTTCAAGATAACCTGAAGGCCAACTTTGCTTTCTTTTTAAAATACGTACAACCATTTCGTGATCTGCTTTTTTTGCCTTCTCTAAGTTTTTATCGATAAGAGAATTTAGTTGTTTTGCTGTAGTTACTCCCATTGCAAATAGGTCAGTCAGTAAATCGGAGTATGCTTCATCTCCTTGTAAATGATCCAATGGAAGTTTATCTCTAAGGGTTTTTTCAAGTAAATCAACATTTAGAACCTCATCCAAATCAACAACTGTTTTTTCTTTCCGGTATTCGCTTCTCTCGGCAAGAACTCTTTCAAATTCCAGATCAACCGTTTCTAATAGAGCTGAAACTCGATAAATTGTTCTTCTTATCGGTTTAGGTATGTCAATTTCGGATTTGTATTGTAAATCATGTTCAGCAGCGGCCCAGATATGTTGAGCTAACGTTCTAACCTGTAATTCAAATTGAAAATTTTCACAACCATGAAATGTAGGAAGTTTTAGCCAATCGTCTTTTAATTTTAAATTAAAATGAACGGATTGATACCCAAACTGGGACGGTTCAAGTCTTGCTGCTGTATCCTCGTGGGAAAGCTCACTAAAATTTGACAACACTATTTCGGATAGCTTATCTACATCGCGTTTGTAGAGCAAGATTGCACGAATTCCAATGAAATCAGGCAGGTCAACAAGCTGTTCTATCTTAAGGGATTTTCTATCTAACTTCTCTTCGATCGAAGTGAGACTTTTAAGCCTGCATTCAATCGCAACCCCAAGTGATATTGAGTTAGCATTGAACAGTTCTTCGATCTGCCTTTTTAGTTCAAGCATAAAATGTTCGGCGGAACTCTGAATCTCTCGGTATTGTTTTCTAAGTTCTTCAATATCCACATTGTCCTCAATGAATGGTTTTTTCAAGATAATCAATTTTTAATCAAGAGTAAACTCCATCAAGCATGGATAAACAGAAACCCACTCGAATCCTTGATATTGACGAAGTGCATGAGTACCTTTCCGGCGAAACGTTTCCATCCGGGTGTGCGTATAAGTACTACAGGCATTACCGGATAGGAGATGTACTGCTTTCGGGAGCGCACCCGATTTGTTGCGTAGCAAGTCGTTAACTCGATGTTAACTCAGAATGTCACTCTTGAAAAAGGAGCTAAGAAGATGAAACTCTGCACTGCAATCCTGCTAACCTTATTTGTCGCCGGAATGGCGTTTGCCGCCGATCTCACCGATCCGGTTTTGGTCACTACCATTGGCCAATCCGCCGACCTGCACAGCGCGAAATTGATTCTCAAGAAAGCCGGCGTTGATACAGTGAAGATGGTAGTCGATAAACTTGCCGGTGCCGATAAAGTACCTGCCAATGGAACCGTCGCGATGGTCGTCGGCGCATCGAATAAGGGACTCGGTGAGGCGAGAATTTCCGCCGAAAGCGAAATCGCCCGGGCAAAAGTAATTATCGCCGAAGCCAAGAAGAAAAAGGCAAAGATTCTCTTAATCCACATTGGCGGCAAGGAACGGCGCGGCGGTCAATCCGATGGCATTAACAAGACCGTAGCCGATGCGGCT
This genomic window contains:
- a CDS encoding T9SS type A sorting domain-containing protein; this encodes MFHRIVVAICVNLFVSTSVVTCALAQDSSNVRCIGRLIGPSATSVAVQGNYVYIANSLSGVEIVDFENPISPFIIGRYDTPGSASGVAVSGNFCYVADGDRGLRIINIANPRVPQEVGSVDTPGYASGVTIFGSYAFIANGNNGLYIVDVSTPSNAQIIGSYNTPDYATNVVVQGNFVFVADDNSGLRIINIVNPAMPQEVGHFDSPGHAKDIAVNGNFVYIADGLSGLRIIDKSNPSQPREIGSFVTRSFASSVVIYNSFAYVTVQDDSLYIINISNPSQPQEVLVFNGGGDDITITGSHAFIARHDRGLNILNISNPSNPCMAGFIDSPSQATDVVLYGNHAFVTDVYDDLFIIDIHNPSVLRTDGRLKLPVVFSRSTTVSNNFAYIACEDDGIRIINISDVANPQEVGQFVTPGSANGVFVVGNFCYVAASDRGLRIINISNPSNPFEVGFFDTPGRAMKVKVIGNYAFVADYDYGLRIIDVSNPLSPQEVGFYNTPGVAYNVAVVGSIAFVADAGFGLRIIDISNVTSPQEIGNYNTSGVAYGVAISGEYAYVADWDQGIRVINISNPTFSHEVGYYETLTSAYGICAVGSSVYVAASTEFGVYTHSTLGVVDRIGEAIPGDFQIEQLYPNPFNASATLTYTLPKTAKVKFELFDITGRSVGTVFDWSQEAGTYSVKLQGEQLTSGAYFAKLSAGSQSVSRKFVVLK
- a CDS encoding outer membrane protein transport protein, with the protein product MNRTKFFITLLAVLTLISASFATNGTRLIGFGVKMNGRGGTGIGVFDSPSLMMTNPAGIAFMEGAGVGVNFGALMPIVKFKNNLNDKTGDANTYPTGGIGYVSDRSPMKKLSWGIGLFTLGGMGADFKLNHALYKDASGNYIPQTYHSKLGTIQVGPSFAYKFNDKFAAGISLHLFYSQLEFEMPFSMPPSFLQGIAQPGVTFGQMFASPPLSYTELTAAAKMSDLTAISFGGKIGFAYKPCEKLSLGFNYSSPVTLTHKNGKATMDMSAQFNDAFAKMVGAYVGAGMPVDTARARVLASFAAMGINPALGMEDEYNLEAELINPQSIGIGVGFKATEKLTVACDVEYINWKDAYEKMALSLKNGKNANINRLMGINGDFNVDFPMEWKDAIMFRIGLEHKCTDKFTGRVGYAFGSNPVPSETVFSIFPAIVESHITLGGTYDFTQAMSLHIAYETTLNKSQTASNPSKIASEYNGSTSQLAGGFVNIGFAWKLR
- a CDS encoding RelA/SpoT domain-containing protein; the encoded protein is MDIEELRKQYREIQSSAEHFMLELKRQIEELFNANSISLGVAIECRLKSLTSIEEKLDRKSLKIEQLVDLPDFIGIRAILLYKRDVDKLSEIVLSNFSELSHEDTAARLEPSQFGYQSVHFNLKLKDDWLKLPTFHGCENFQFELQVRTLAQHIWAAAEHDLQYKSEIDIPKPIRRTIYRVSALLETVDLEFERVLAERSEYRKEKTVVDLDEVLNVDLLEKTLRDKLPLDHLQGDEAYSDLLTDLFAMGVTTAKQLNSLIDKNLEKAKKADHEMVVRILKRKQSWPSGYLERANRGVFYNYVGLVRDVMRIEFGDRFEKYFSDKQAERLMSKRKHVELPMKKVST
- a CDS encoding DUF6305 family protein — protein: MKLCTAILLTLFVAGMAFAADLTDPVLVTTIGQSADLHSAKLILKKAGVDTVKMVVDKLAGADKVPANGTVAMVVGASNKGLGEARISAESEIARAKVIIAEAKKKKAKILLIHIGGKERRGGQSDGINKTVADAADYFLVKKDGDTDNFFANLAKANKKPYVAIGKVGEGVAPLKTAFGK